One Aegilops tauschii subsp. strangulata cultivar AL8/78 chromosome 2, Aet v6.0, whole genome shotgun sequence genomic window, AACAGACATATGCACCCATGCTCAAGAAAGCACGACATATTAGTAAAACTCCCATATAGAAAGCTCACCTGTCAAATGTAGCAAGAAGTGATTAGCAATTAGAGTACCACATTCGCAATTGCTTTGATTTTCGGAAATCATAACTGGCGAACGATCGCTAGGGGGTGCGATCCCGACAACAACTCCAACACTGTATATCAAATCTCCCTTGAACGTCCAGTTCGAACATAAATTGCCATCCAAAGATGTGCTTCAAATGTCCGCGGACGCATTTTAAATGTCTGAAATACCATAAAACCGTACCAGATTTGTGAAAGGTTTGTGACCTGACTCATGCCACGTAGGCCTCACACTACCCGGGACTATCCAAAAGTGTCTCTGCAGCATCTGCTCCAAAGTTCATTCGCTCTCGATGCCGCATTCATGCCAGTTCAACTGATCGTGACCTGTCACTGTCATATGCTGACCGAACGGTGAGGCACTCAACAGGCGCCGTAGTCAAAAACTCACTTCAGCCCGCCGCTCGCTCTCTGTGCCTCATTAATGTCGGATCAAGAGACGTGACCGGACAATCCGACAGGAAGACTTCCTACCGCATTGAAACCGCCGTTGACCGTTCGTCTGCCTACCCGGCATTCAATCGGCGAGGCGCCAGAGAAACTAATTTCAGCGCCCACATTCAAATTGGCGCTCGGCCTGCCAGACGCCCAGTATGTAAAGATGATCGTCCACAGCACAAACCACACCACCTCTGAGCTCCATCTCCCATAGTCTGTCGTCGACGCACCACTGCTTTCCTTCCTCCTCCTTCCACGATAGTTGATTCAAATCGCTCGGATCTGCCGCAGGTGCCGGAAGAGGTTCTCCACGCGGCGCCGTCACGAGATCGTGGACCTTGTGCATGACTCGCAAGCCCAGCGCATGCAACACATAGAGGCGGGACCGCCTCCAAGCTCGCCGGAGGAGAGCTCGGATGACGAGGACCGGACGATGGAGGAGGCGTCCGAGTAGGAGCAGGCACCCACGCTGGTCGTCGGGTTCACCATGGGGCAAGCACACTTAGACAATGCCACGGCGGATGTGGAGCAGGAGGAGTACGCGACGGCGCCGGTCTTCGTGTTTTGGATGTTGCAGGAGGAGCAGTGATACAACCTGCAACTCCTCGAGCAGCACCGGCTCGAAGGGCCAGATCATCGGCGAGTATGCGAACGAGGGGGCCCATCTTGGCTACGGTCGTGGAGAATCCGGGCATACTGAATGAGCAACGAGCGTTGTACAAATCCGAGAAAAGTTCCCGCGCCATCCGCCGCAAGAGATGGCGGCTCTGCGACAACGAGTTCGGAGCGCAACCGTCTGTTCGTCAGATCTCACATATACACACATACACTATGCTCACATATACGCATCCCTTATGAATGCACGGACGCACAccctatccctatgagcacctccgagataCTGAGTTGACACAACATTTGAGATTGATAAAGTCACCAAACATGCCCCATAGTCAACGGGGATGTCTCGTTGTACTAGTACTAAACAAGCATCGCTAAAACAACTAagataatttcaaaaaaatgcgAGCACCAGTGCCAACTATGAGACTTGATCGCTAAAACAACTAAAACAAAACAAATTATTTTTTCCTAACAAGATACATCAATTGTGAAATCTTTCGATACTCGACAAATAAAACACATGTACAATAGTGTGTTAATTTTAAAGTACTTCCTCTGCAAAGAAATATAAGATTGTTAGATCACTATATGGAGCAATCCGAGCACTTGAATTTTTTACCCTCTAGTCTATATCCATTGCACGTTCCACGCTTGGATGCCAGCGGATATCTTAAAATATCTCTAGCCAATTTGAAAAGTATCTTGTTTTTTATCTGTGGGGTGGTTTTTTTAGGTGGGGGTTGAAAAATATCTTATTGACCGcgtaaaagaaaagaaaattatTTTGTTGACCAAAATTCTGAACACATGAGTACCCAGCTACCATATCCTCTCCCCGATCGACCAATCGACATCGTCCGGTCTCCGATGGCCGACGATGGTGCCTGAACGAGTGCACGGTCCAGATCACCTCGCCTCTCCATGTTGAGAGCCCCGAGATCTCATCGCGACAGGGATAGCCGCGGGCCCCGCACCGCGGTCCAATCTGCTATCCGTGCCCACCTAGGTCCACGTAGAGTAaattgcacagaagtaccacAATTGGGGCATTGGAAGCAGATTGGTACCAAGATTGGTAATTTTTACGTGTCAGTACCAAGATTGGGGCTAGCCGTTGCAAAAAAGACTAAAAGCTCGTTTTGTACGTATTGACACTAAAGCTGACCGATTGGGCCCGCCCGTCAGGCGCCACGCTGGCCTGTGCGCGCGTCGCCTGCGCTAGCTGCGCGCTGACTcggacgaggccggctcggcccGTTTATGTGCGACCGAGccagaccccgaccccgaccgcgctcgccttcttctttctttcttcctgctctctgcctcgccgtcgcctgcgcccgccaccgccggccgccACAGCACGCCGCCGCAGCCATGGTTCTGGAGGACGAGAGCAGCGACGACAACTCAAGCCTCCCGTACATGCACTCCGAAACCTCCACCGATGGGCTGAACCAGGTAAGTTACTCCAttggagctagggttagggttaggtttAGGAAATTTGGGGATTTTTGTGTGTAGGTGGTCTTTGTTGTTAGGatttcgtttgatttgatttgtCCTCGTCCTCTGCACATGATGGTAACTTGGATTTTGCTTGGGCAGGTGCCTTTCTCTCTTGAGGACCCGGATTACAAGGGTCTTGAGCTAGATCTGATAGTGTTGTGCGAGAAGTATGGGAAGCCATCAGAGAGGCTTGTTGCGTTTGAAGGAACAATGACTGGGAGAAGGTTCTTAGCATGTGCAGAGCCGGTAATTTTCTTGCCTTAGTGATTAAGCACTGGATGTGTTCATTGAAAGTGGCAGAGTCTTGTTTGCCACCTGTGATTCAGTTATGTGCATGCTAAATTTGTTAGGAATGATCATTATTAAGTTCAGTGGAATGCATTTCTGCTAAAATATATGCTCCTGTTGTGTGCACATGCTATTTATTTACACTTCTTTCCAAATGCAGTGTTGCTCAATATTAAGTTCAGTGGAGCCAGTTAGTAACAATTGCTTACTGCTGACAGTTGGTAGTCTCATTAGCTAGTTTGTTGCTGCGGGCTAGTGTAGTGTATTTAGGTGGGCAAAGTAGTTCACATTGTGTTGCTTATTACTGTTAGGATTTCATTATATTAATGGTCAATTATTAGCAACTGTTGTTGCTTAGCACATGGCTGCTTAGCAACTTCTAAGTTGAATGGAGTGTTACTCTGGTGCCTGGTAAATATATGAGTTGATCATCCATTGTAGGATTACATTAATTTATTTTACAATGTGGTCCTGTTGCTTAGCAAATGGCTGTGCAAATCGAGTTAATGTCAGTGCCAACATTAGGTACTGCCATGAACTAACTGTTGCTTAGTACTCTTAGTAGTTGTATTGTACTAAATTTTGCCCTTCTAATTTTTCCAGGAAGGTCAGAATTGTGGGTTTGTTCAGTGGGTTGATGAGCAGTGGCCCCCAACAATGGAGAATGCATTGCTGAAGCTTTGGTCAATGGTTGAAGAGAGCAAGTCTGCTAGGGTGAATGATAATCTTCAAAGTGCTATAACTATTCATCAGTTGACAGAAGAAAAGAACAAGCTGGATGCAGACTATGACAAGTTAGTGAAAGATGTGCATCAACTTGTGGACTTTCAGCAGGATAGGGTTGTGGATTTCAGTTATCTGCAGTCTGCTGTCACATATCAGCACCAATGCAGAGCTGAATTGGTGGCTGGTATGAATGCAGAAATGGCAAAGAAAGATGCAGCTGCACAGAAGCTTCAACAAAAGTATGAACTCCTGTGCAACCTGACAAGTGCTCAAGCAACTGTCATCCAAAACTtgaagttgaagaatatgaaagaGAAGGAATTGTTGAGTGAGGGTAGGATGAATTTGGAGTTGAAGAATGCAGAGTTCACAAAGTTTGAGGAGAAGCTCACCCAAGAGAAGCTAGAGTTGAAGCTCCAGGTTGCTGATCTGCTGAAGCTCAAGGAAAACCATAATGAAGAGAAGCAGATGCAAGAGTTTAAGATTACTGAGCTCATCAAGGCAGAGGAGAAGCTGAAGGAGAAGATCAAGGGGATCCAGGCCATCTTGCAGAACTGAACAAGATGACTTGAGATTAGTGGGCATTGCAGACCTTTTGGGAATGATGGTTGTGCAATGACCTAGTAACTTAGAATTATGGTTGTGTAATGTATGGTTCTAGTACTAATTGTGAACTCTGGTTGTAACTCTAGTAGTTATGCTATTCATCCTTTTGTGAGAAAAGGATGGATTGTGCATTTGAACTCCACTATGTAATGTGATCAATGTGAACAATGGATGTGTATTCTATAATGTGTTGAACTCCAGTGTTACTTATGTTATAGTGATGCTTAAATGCTTAAATGCATTTGCAAAAGTAATGCTTATGTTAGAGTGATGCTTATGTTATATTGATGGTTTAAATGCATTTGCAAAAGGAATAGTTACATATGTTATGTTACAGTGatgctttaggtggttccgttgaccccgagccaccctagaccctagttgaatgctttaggtggttccgtcgaccccgagccaccaaaaccctagttgatgcctttaggtggttccgtcgaccccgagccaccctagaccctagttgatgcctttaggtgtttccgtcgtccccgagccaccctagaccctagttgatgcctttaggtgttttcgtcgaccccgagtcaccaaaaccctaattgataggtttaggtgttttcgttgaccccgagccaccctagagcctagatgataggtttaggtgttttcgttgaccccgagccaccctagagcctagatgataggtttaggtgttttcgtcgaccccgagccaccaaaaccctagttgatgcctttaggtggttccgtcgaccccgagccaccaaaactctagttgatgcctttaggtggttccgtcgaccccgagccaccaaaaccctagttgatgcctttaggtggttccgtcgaccccgagccaccaaaaccctagttgatgcctttaggtggttccgtcgaccccgagccaccctagaccctaaatgatgcctttaggtggttccgtcgaccccgagccaccctagaccctaaatgatgcctttaggtggttccgtcgaccccgagccaccaaaaccctaattgataggtttaggtggttccgtcgaccccgagccaccaaaaccctaattgaatgctttaggtggttccgtcgaccccgagccaccaaaaccctagttgatgcctttaggtggttccgtcgaccccgagccaccctagaccctagttgatgcctttaggtgttttcgtcgtccccgagccaccctagaccctagttgatgcctttaggtgttttcgtcgaccccgagccaccaaaaccctaattgataggtttaggtgttttcgttgaccccgagccaccctagagcctagatgataggtttaggtgttttcgttgaccccgagccaccctagagcctagatgataggtttaggtgttttcgtcgaccccgagccaccaaaaccctagttgatgcctttaggtggttccgtcgaccccgagccaccaaaactctagttgatgcctttaggtggttccgtcgaccccgagccaccaaaaccctagttgatgcctttaggtggttccatcgaccccgagccaccctagaccctaaatgatgcctttaggtggttccgtcgaccccgagccaccctagaccctaaatgatgcctttaggtggttccgtcgaccccgagccaccaaaaccctaattgataggtttaggtggttccgtcgaccccgagccaccaaaaccctaattgataggtttaggtggttccgtcgaccccgagccaccaaaaccctagttgatgcctttaggtggttccgtcgaccccgagccaccctagaccctaaatgatgcctttaggtggttccgtcgaccccgagccaccctagaccctaaatgatgcctttaggtggttccgtcgaccccgagccaccctagaccctaaatgatgcctttaggtggttccgtcgaccccgagccaccgaAAACCCAAAGTGCTTCTTTTTTAGCCCAGACCTTAACAACATATCCAACAATGTATACAACAATATATCCAGCAATATATCCAGCAACAGAGTTACTCTATCCAATAGTATGCACCATTGTCATGAACATATCAATCATAAAAAGATATAAAAAGAACCATCCACATGAACATAGTCCATTCCAGGCATTGATTAACTAATAAATAGCAAGATCACATTCATCCACATGAACAAAAGCCAGCTCCAGAAATGGCATTAAATAATAAATAAATCCATCCATCCACATGAACAAAAGCCATATATGGCATTGATTCTTAAAGTACACCAGCAAAGTACAATAAGAGCACCAACAAAGTACACTGAGAGCACCAGCAAGATCACATTGTACCATAGGATGCAAGAACACACATGAAGTATCTAGTTTTGAACATTACATGGCACATGTGCCATTTAGTGGTTACCACTTGCATAGAAGTAGGCTCTCCATCCTCTGTTTCTACCACCAGAAGGTCGAGTAGCAGTAGATGTAGAGGGAGCAGTAGATGTGGAGGGACCAGATTGCCTTGGGGCAGAGAATGTACCTCTCCCTCTCCCAGCACCTGGTGCAGCACCTCTACCAGCACCTCTACCAGCACCACTCCCAGCAGCTGCAGCTGCAGCCCCTCTCCCAGCTCCTCTCCCAGCTCCTCTCCCGGCTCCTCTCCCAGCTCCTGTTCCAgctgttggtgttgttgtagGAGTTGGATGAGAAGTTGTTGATGCTTGTGTAGTAGCAGCAGCACCAGCATTGGAATTCCTTGCAAGAGGCTTGCATAAACAAAGAAGGAAAATGAGTTAGTACTTAAAAAAATAGAATGTACAAGAAGGAAAACCTGTTACTACTTATTAGAGGATTACCACATGTTTGTTCTTCCTCAAAGCCAGCTCAGGCTTCAACTGCTTGTTGCAGCTTGTGTACCTATGTCCTTGCAGTCCACAATTGCCACATGTTATAGTCCCCATTCTTGATGTCTCCTTAGGCTTTGGGACTTCAAATTTCCCCTTGATcctcttctctttctttcttcctcTCTTCACTTTAAATGCAGGTGGGTCAATGTCTGGACCAGGGGTCCTTGTCCAGTCATGCTCACCAGGAACTAGATAGATCATTGGTTCATAAGCTGCCAGATAAATTTCTTTCTTGAAGAACTTGCTGACATAATCCTTTGGTTTTCTTTTGGCCTTGTTTATTGCTGAGATGGCATGGTTACATGGGATGCCACTTAGGTCCCATTTTCTGCACCCACATGTGTGCATTTGCAAGTTAACAGCATGGGTTTGCTGCCCACTTATAACTTGCCACAAGTCCACACCAGCTTGAATTGGTTTGCAATATTTGGCCCTCTCCTTCTCAACCTCTAGCTTCTCACTGTAATGGGGTGTTATGTCCCATCTAGCTTTCTTTCCACTCTCCCTATTCCTATGCCACCTCACCATCTGCTTATCCTTTATTCCATCACACATTGTCCTAATTGGTTTCTTCCTAACATCTAGGACATACTTGTTGAACACCTCAGATAAATTGTTAACTACAAGGTCAGTCTTGCAGTTTGTGTCAAATGCATGCCTTGCCCATGTTTTCTTGGGTATTTGACAAAGCCACTCCCAAGCTTGCTCACACTCAGCTCTAAGGTCATTCATTGCAATGTTAAATTTGTGTTCACTATATGCATAGGCAGCATTATCCATACACTTTTTCAGATCTTCCCCCCTAAACCCAGCATTTTGGAAGTTTGCATAAATATGCCTAAGGCAGAACCTTTGGTTGCACTTAGGAAAGACAGCATGCACTGCATTTAGTAGGCCCTGGGACACACAATTAAACTAGCTAAGCTACTATCTAGCACAAAACAACCATATAGGAACAATGACATAAGATGCAAGCACATACCTTTTGTCTATCTGACATTATTGTATATGGACCAAACCTTCCCACTTCTCCTCCTA contains:
- the LOC123497351 gene encoding uncharacterized protein; this translates as MMVTWILLGQVPFSLEDPDYKGLELDLIVLCEKYGKPSERLVAFEGTMTGRRFLACAEPEGQNCGFVQWVDEQWPPTMENALLKLWSMVEESKSARVNDNLQSAITIHQLTEEKNKLDADYDKLVKDVHQLVDFQQDRVVDFSYLQSAVTYQHQCRAELVAGMNAEMAKKDAAAQKLQQKYELLCNLTSAQATVIQNLKLKNMKEKELLSEGRMNLELKNAEFTKFEEKLTQEKLELKLQVADLLKLKENHNEEKQMQEFKITELIKAEEKLKEKIKGIQAILQN